Part of the Paeniglutamicibacter sulfureus genome, CCTTGTTGTCGGTGCCGCCGGAGAGCATGTACGGAAGCACCACTGCCTCCGGGTCCTCGCGCCCCAGCGACGCCACCATGGAATCGACGAGGTTCCCGGCGAATGGCACCTCCAAGGCGCGGTCAAGGTGCAGCGCGCTGAGCTCGACGTCCGGCCCGGCCAGGGTGCGCAGCGTCTCCATGACCAGTTCGTGCTGGCCCGGCAAGGTGCGGACATCCAGCAGCGCCTCGGCGGCCCCGGGAATCACGTTGTGCTTGTAGCCGGCGGAGAGCACCGTGGGGTTGGCCGTGTTCTGCAGGGTGGCGCCGACAAAGCGCGCCACGTTTCCCAGCTCAGCCAGCAGCACCTGCGGGTTGTCGTCGGTGAATTCGATCCCCGTCATCTCCGAGACGCCCTGAAGGAAGGCGCGCGTGGTGTCGGTGTAGGAGATCGGCCAGTCGTGCTCGCCGATGCGGGTGATGGCGGCGGCCAGCCGGGTCACCGCGTTCTCATCGTTGATTTGGGATCCGTGCCCGGCGCGTCCCGCGGCGGTGAGCTTGAGCCAGGCGATGCCCTTTTCGGCTGTCTGCAGCAGGTAGGCACGCTTGCCGTCGATGGTGGCGGAGAAGCCGCCGACCTCGCTAATGGCCTCGGTGGCGCCCTCGAAGAGCTCGGGGTGGTTATCGACCATCCAGCGCGCCCCGTAGTCACCGCCCGCTTCCTCGTCGGCGAAGAACGCGAAGATAAGATCGCGGCGCGGACGGGTGCCGGTGCGCTGCATCTCGCGCATCACCGCGAGGATCATCGCGTCCATGTCCTTCATGTCCACGGCCCCGCGGCCCCAGATCATTCCGTCCTTGATCTCGGCGCCGAAGGGATCCACCGACCATTCGTCCTTGAACGCCGGCACCACGTCCAGGTGGCCGTGGACGATCAGGGCGGGCAGCGACCTGTCGGTGCCTTCGATGCGGGTGACGACGTTGGCGCGGCCCTGGGCGGATTCCAGCACCGTGGCCTCGAGTCCAACCTCGGCGATGAGTTCGGCCACGTATTCGGCGGCCTTGCGCTCCCCCGCGCCCTCGTTGTTGCCGTAGTTGGTGGTGTCGATCCGGATCAGTGCCTGGCAGATGCCGGCAACCTCATCCTCGGCGACGACGGTGACCGGGGCATTCTGCGCAGCTGACATGGGGGAATCCTTCTGCCTCTCGTGGTGGTGGGTCGATCTGCCTCCACCCTATCGAGGTATGTGTTCAAGGCGCGAGGGGCTGCGATAGGCCCCGTGTCGAGGCCCGTTTTCCTCCGGGTACGAGAAAACCCCCGACCTGACTTTCGTCTGGTCGGGGGTTGATCCGTGCGAAGGAGGGGACTTGAACCCCCACCCACTTACGTGGACTAGCACCTCAAGCTAGCGCGTCTACCATTCCGCCACCCTCGCTGGTGGCCGCTGCACCGGAAGAAGTTCGTGAAGAACTTTGTTTCCGTTGTCCGCGGCGAGATAAGACTCTAGCACGGGTTTGGGGCGCACTTCAATTCGGGGGTTCCGTTGGCTAAAAACCCCGGGTTTACAAGGCTATTTGCGCCCGTTGGGGCGAAAAACCCCGCACCACCGCGTAGTTTGTGAGCAGAGTCATATCGATCGGGACAAATGCGTGATTCTCTCCCGTTCGGACAATAGGCTCTGCGGTGAGTGGCGTTGCGTAGGATGATGGTGTTTGCCAGCCCGATCACCACACGTGGCGGCACGCCAGCACCCTTGAACCAACCAGCGCGTTAGTAGGCGACCGAGCACCGATGTCCACAACCACGACCCCTCCCAAGCGCATCGCGATGATTTCGTTGCACACCTCTCCGCTGGAACAGCCGGGGTCCGGGGACGCCGGCGGAATGAACGTGTACATCCGCCATCTGTCACTCGCGCTGGCCGAGCAAGGGGTTTGTGTCGATGTCTTTGTCCGCGGTGCCGGTGAAACCCGCGCCGTCGAGGTGGCGCCCGGATTCACCTGCCACGAGGTGCAGGCAGGACCCGCCGGCAAGCTCAGCAAGGAGGAACTCGCCGAGCACCTGGACGACGTGGCACTGGCGATCCAGCACTATGCCGCCACGCTTGCCCCCTACGACGCGATCCACTCACACTACTGGCTCTCCGGAATCGTCGGGCTGCACCTGCGCGATGCCTGGCAGGTTCCGCTGGTGCACACCATGCACACCATGGGCAAGGTCAAGAAGATCTCGGCGCAGACCGAGGAATCCGGTGCCCGCATTCGCGGCGAAATGCTCTTGTGCGAACAGGCAGACCGGCTCACTGCCAACACGCCGGCCGAGGTCGAGGAATTGATCCACCTCTATGGCGCCGACGCGAAAACGCTGGACGTCGTGGAGCCGGGCGTGGACCTCGGCGTCTTCAACCCCGGGGTGTGCGAGCATCCCGGGAGCGCGCCGAATTCGCTACGCGTTCTCTTCGCCGGCCGCATCCAGAAGCTCAAGGGCCCACAGATCCTGGTGCGGGCCCTTGGCATCCTCGCCCGCGAACGGCCCGACCTGGACGTGAGGCTCTCGGTCATCGGGGCGCGCTCGGGGTCCAAGGAGCTGAACCTGCAAAAGCTCGTCGAGGCCGAAGCGGTGGAGCACCTTGTGAGTTTCTCGCTGCCGATGCCCGCCGCGCATCTGGCCGAGGCCTTCCGCAGCACGGACGTGGTGGCCGTGCCGTCCTACAGCGAATCCTTCGGCCTGGTGGCCCTTGAGGCGCAGGCCTGCGGAACCCCGGTGCTGGCCCATCGCGTGGGCGGGCTGCCCTATGCCGTGCAGGACGGGCGCACCGGCATCCTGGTCGATGGTTCCGAGCCTGCCGCGTGGGCCGTGGCACTGGCCAAGCTGGCGACCGACGAGCCGCTGCGCCGACGCCTGGGACGGCAGGCTGCCGAATTCGCCGCGGAGCACGGCTGGGAACAAACGGCCGCCGCCGCGCTGTCTTCCTATTCCGGTGCGATGCTGCGCCCGGCCGGCGGTCGCTGAATCCCGAAGCGGTCCCGAGGGACCGCGTGTCCCTCAGCCCGGCGTCGCGTCTTGGCCGGATGCCGCGTCGGTAAGCACTTCCTCGAGGCCGTCCAGAAGGTCCTGCAGCCCGGGTTCCTCGAGGGGGAAATGGCCGCAACACCGCAATACCCGGGTGCCGGTGCGGCCGGGCAGGGTACGCAGCGTGCGCTCGCTCAGTGCCTTCGGTGTCCACTGATCGAGTTCCGGGTGCATGAGGTGCACCTCGAGCGGCACGGTTCGGGCCTGGGTGTGCGGGTGCCGCAGATAGGAAGCGAGGAACCCCAGTGGCAGCCAGGCGCCGCCTCCCCGTGGGTCCCTGGCTCAGAGGCGCCCCAACGCGGGGTCCCGGCCCATGCGCGCGAGGTCGGCAATCCAGGAAATCTTCACCGGGATCCGGGCCACGGGTCCCCTCACCAACGAGAGCAACGGCATGAAGGGCGTCGCGAAGGACCCGAAGCGCGTTAGGGCCGCCTGGGTCCCCCGATCCCGCGGATCCAGCAGGCAGGTGGCGATGACCGCGGCGACGCCGTGAGAGGCGGCAGCCGCCTGAACAGCAAGGAACCCGCCAATGCTTGCACCGAAGAGCACCACGGGCCGTCCGTCGTCCTCGGCCGTCAGCAGGTCAACCAGCAGTGCGATCCAATCCTCGTACACCACCGTGTGGCGCGATCCCGTGACGGTTCTCCCGTACAGCGGCAGGTCGACGGCGGTGATGTCGACCCGGCCGCCGGCCAGAAGGGCGGCGACGGGCCAAAGCGCTGCGCCATGGGCTCCCGCGCCGTGGACGACAAGCAAGCGCACCGCGGCGTCCGGATTTCTGAACCTGGAGAGGTGGACCCGATGGTTCTTCCAGAACCACCACGTCGAGTCCGGGGAAACAAGCGGCAGTCGCCTGCCAGGCGGGAGGAAGTCCGCGTAGTCTTCGATGCCGATCTCGACTGGTCGACGCTTCTGCATGGCGGGCTGCACCTTTCGACGGGCCGGGAACAACTCGAGTCTTCCACAAAGCCCCCCACCAGTTCCCGGCCCGCGGTGTGTTGCCTGACCTAGTCCCCGGCGGGCGGCACCTTCCCGTGCGCGGCGACCGATCCGCTGAAGTGCGGCTTGCCGCTGCGCGCACCCCACCCGCTGAATGTCGTTTCACGCTCGCCGACCCGGATGGCCACATCGACGCTCGAGGGCAGGAACACCGGGGTGGCGAACTCGATCCCCCAGTCATAGCCGACACCGTGCGGTGCCGCTGAAGCCAGCGCGCGCCCGGCCAGGTACATGCCGTGGGCGATCGCGCGATTCATGCCCAGTGCCCGGGCCGAGGCCGCCGAGAGGTGGATCGGGTTGTAGTCGCCCAGCACCGCCGCATAGGCGCGCCCCGTATCGGCGGCAAGCCTCCACGACGCCGTGCGTTCCGGATTGTCCCGCGGCGGCCTCGGTGCCGCAGGGGCGCTCGGCCTGGCCCCGGGCCACACCCCGCGTGCCAGATAGGTGGAGGCCCCGCGCCACACCACATCGGCACCCTCGCCGGCCTCGACCACCAGGTCAAGCTGGGTGCCAGCGCGGTGCTCGCGCAGGTTCACGGCACGGGCGGTGGCCCAGAGCATGGCGCCCGGCGATATGGGCCGGAGGTGGGTGACCTGGTTGGCCAGGTGGACCATGCCCAGCAGCGGCAGCGGGAAGTCCTCGCGCACCATCACCGACATTGCCAGCGGGAACACCATCCCGTGCACGAACACGCTGGGCAGCTCATCGCGCACCGTGTCCCCCATCAGCCGCTGGTAGGCAACCAGCTTGGCCGCATCGACCTGCAAGCCCTCCAGGTGGTGCTCGACCTCCGGCAGCGCGCCGCCCGCCGGCTTGGAACCCGGAAACTGGGCCGTAAGCCGCGCGCCGGCGGCCTTGGCATAGAGCGATCCGAGCGACGGGGAAGCATCGAGCAACACCCGCGTGTGCGCGCTCATGCCCCCACCAGCGACTGCCCACACACCCGAAGGGTGCGTCCGTTGATGCCCGCCGCCGCGTCGGAAGCGAGGAAGCCGATGGCCTCTGCGACATCGACAGGCAGCCCGCCCTGCATCAGCGAGGGCATGAGCATCCTGGCCACGGCACGCGTGGCCACCGGGATCCTGGCGGTCATGTCGGTCTCGATGAAGCCGGGCGCCACGGCGTTGATGCCGCCGCCCTTGGCCGCAAAGGCGGGTGCGGAGGCCCGCACCATGCCGATGACCCCGGCCTTGGACGCCGCGTAGTTGGTCTGCCCGCGGTTCCCGGCAATGCCGGAGGTCGAGGCCAGGGAGACGATGCGCAGCCCCGGCAGGTCGGCGGCGAGGAATGCCGCGTTCATGGCCAGCTGCGAGGAGATGTTCACCGCGATGACCGAATCCCAGCGCGCGGCGTCCATGTTGGCCAGCAGCTTGTCGCGGGTGATCCCGGCGTTGTGGATGACGATGTCCAGGTGCCCGTGCCGCGCCAGGGCGTGCTCGATGATCTTCTCCCCGGCGTCCGCGCGGGTCACGTCCAACTGCAAGGCGGTGCCGGAGACCTGGTTGGCGACCTTCGCCAGCGCGTCACCCGCGGCCGGGACATCGACCACCACCACGGTGGCGCCGTCGCGGTGCAGCGTGGCGGCAATGGCCGCACCGATGCCGCGTGCGGCACCGGTGACCACGGCGACCTTCCCGGCCAGTGGCCTGCCGAAGTCCTCCGGCAGTTTCCCCTCGGCAGAGTCGATGGCCAGGAACTGCCCGTTGACGTAGGCGCTGCGGCCCGAGAGCAGGAAGCGCAGGGCCGCCAGCGCCGAGGGTGCGGTGGGGGCAACGCCCTCGCCGAGCACGACCCCGTTGGCGGTGGCCCCGCCGCGCAACTCGCGGCCCACCGAGCGCAATGCACCGTCGATGCCCTGGCGCACGGCGGCGACCGCGGGTGCGTCAGTGGAAAGCGCGGCGCGGCTGATGCCCACCACGCGTCCGCCGGGGGCGAGCTGGCGCAGCGCCTGCCCGGCCGCGAGCATGGGTGCCGAGAGCCCCTCCGGGGCAACGAGATCGTCGAGCAGCAGGAGGATTCCGCCGAGCGTGGACACCCCGACGGCGTGCCGGCGCACGTCAAGGCCCCAGCCCAGCAGCGTGTCGGCGAGTTCCTGCGTGGAGGGCGAATTGCCCAGCAACAACAGTGGGCCCGGCAGCAACGGGGCGCCGGGCACGTGGCGGCGCAGGATCGAGGGGCGAGGCAGGCCCAGGGACTTGGCGAGCTTCTTGGTGAAGCCGGAGTTCACGAGCTCCAGGTACTTATCGGCCATGATCAGCGTGCCTCCAGGATCGCCACGACGCCCTGCCCGCCCGCGGCGCACACGGAGATCAGGCCGCGGCCCGAACCCTTTTCATGAAGCATCTTCGCCAGGGTGGCCACGATGCGACCGCCGGTGGCGGCAAAGGGGTGGCCGGCGGCCAGCGAGGAGCCGTTGACGTTGAGCTTGCTGCGGTCGATGGACCCCAGCGGTGCGTCAAGGCCCAGCTTGTTCTTGCAGAAATCTTCGTTTTCCCAGGCGGCCAGCGTGGAGAGCACAGTGCCGGCGAAGGCCTCGTGGATCTCGTAGAAGTCGAAGTCCTGCAGCGTGAGGTTGTTGCGCTTCAGGATCCGGGCCACCGCGTAGGCCGGGGCCATCAGCAGCCCTTCGGCACCGTGCACGAAGTCCACGGCGGCGGCCTCGAAGTCCACGAAGTTCGCCAGCGTCGGCAGGTCGTTTTCGCGGGCGTACTCCTCAGAGCCCAGCAGCACCGCGGAGGCGCCGTCGGTGAGCGGCGTCGAGTTGCCGGCCGTCATGGTTGCCGCGGCTCCCAGGTTCCTGCCGAAGGCGGGTTTCAGGGTCGCAAGCTTTTCAAGGGTGGAGTCTGCGCGCAGGTTGTTGTCCCGGGAGACCCCGGCGAAGGGGGTGATGAGGTCGTCGAAGAAGTTCCTGTCGTAGGCAGCGGCCAGGTTCTTGTGGCTGGCCAGGGCAAGTTCGTCCTGCGCCTCGCGGCTGATGTCCCAGGTCTTGGTGGTGATCGCCTGGTGGTCGCCCATCGACAGGCCGGTGCGTGGCTCGCCGGTGCCCGGTGCGTTCGGCGCCAGGTCGCGGGGGCGGAATTTCGACAGTGCCTTGAGCTTGGCGCTGGTGGAGCGGGCGCGGGAGATATCCATGAGTACCGCGCGCAGTCCGTCGGAGACGGCGATCGGTGCATCTGAAGTGGTGTCCACGCCGCCGCCGATGGCCGAGTCGATCTGTCCGAGCTTGATCTTGTTGGCCAGCGAGCCGATGGCCTCCATGCCGGTGGCGCAGGCCATCTGCACGTCGTAGGCGGGGGTTTGCGCGGAAAGGGAGGTGCCCAGCACGGATTCGCGCACCAGGTTGAAGTCCTTGGAATGCTTGAGCACCGCACCGGCGGCGACGGCGCCCAGGCGCTGTCCCTGCAGTCCGAAGCGTGCGATGAGTCCGTCAAGTGCGGCGGTGAGCATGTCCTGGTTGCTGGCCCTGGAATAGGCGCCGTTGGATCGTGCGAAGGGGATGCGGTTCCCGCCGATGACGACGGCCGGACGAATGGCTTGCAATGGTTCGGACATGCTGTGGGGCTCCTGGCGCAGATGTGAGATGGGTTACTGATACCCAGCGTACCTGATACGCTGGGTAACGTGAAGAACCCAACCACCGAAGTCCCCATGGCACAGCAGGGCGATACCGGCACCGACCGCCGCTCGGCACGCTGGGACGCACACCGTACGGCCCGTCGCATCGAACTGATCAAGCTCGCCCGGCGTGCAATTCACGAGTTGGGGCCCAACGCCTCCATGGAGGACATCGCCGCGCACGCCAACACCAGCAAGCCGGTGTTCTACCGCTACTTCGGCGACAAGGACGGCTTGCGCCACGCAGTGGGCGAATTCGTCATCCAGCGCTTCCGTGCCGGGGTCATCGCTGCAGGACGCAAGTCCAACGGCAACGGCGAGGCCCTGCATGCCATGATGCTCGCCTACCTGCAGATGGCCTCGAACTCGCCCAACATCTACTTCTTCGTCACCGCCAGCCCCTCGGTCGACGTGCTCACCGACCCGGCCGGTGCCGGTGGCCGGATGCGCGAGGGCGCGCTGAACGACTTCTTCGACGAACTGACCTCGATGATGCGCGAACGCATGCACGCCTACATGGGAATCGCCCCCGGTCAGCTTGCCAGCCCCGCCCTTGAGCTCTGGCCGCGCGCCTCCATCGGCATGGTGCGGGCCGCCGGCGAGTTGTGGCTGCGCGCACCGGAGACCAAGGAACGGCCCGGCATCGAGGAACTCGCCCAAAGCATTGCCGACTGGCTCACGCACGGCGTGGCCCACCAGGCGCAAGCAGAACGACCCTGAACGCAACCACATGGCCGCCGGCAACGGCACACACAGACGCCAGCACCAACCACTACGAACCCCAAGACAGTTACCCCGCACCGCGAGGGCAGCGCAACCGAAAGGCAGATACGCCAGTGACCCAGGAACAAATGACCCTTGACACCGCAGACGCCACCGTCGATGTGGCGGCCCTCGGCGAACAGCTGCTGGGCCGCTGGGCAGCCATCCGCAAGGAAGCCCGCGCCCTGGCCGGCACCGAGGCCGTGCGCGGCATCCCGGGCCTGGGCATGGACGAGCACCGCGAACGCGTCTTCTCCCAGCTGCACGAGCTGGTCAACGCCAAGGCCGTGCACCGCGCCTTCCCCAAGCGCCTGGGCGGGGAGGACAACCACGGCGGATCCGTCGCCAGCTTCGAGGAACTGGTCACCGCCGACCCGTCCCTGCAGATCAAGGCCGGGGTCCAGTGGGGGCTGTTCGGCTGCGCGGTGCTGCACCTGGGCACCAAGGAGCACCACGACAAGTGGCTGCCGGGCATCATGTCCCTGGAAATCCCCGGCGCCTTCGCCATGACGGAGATCGGGCACGGCTCGGATGTCGCTTCCATCGGCACCACCGCCACCTACGACCCGGACACGCAGGAATTCGTGATCAACACGCCCTTCAAGGCGGCCTGGAAGGAATACCTCGGCAACGCCGGCGTCCATGGCAAGGCGGCAACCGTGTTCGCCCAGCTCATCACCGGCGGGGTAAACCACGGCGTGCATGCCTTCTACGTTGACATCCGCGACGAGAACGGTTTCCTGCCCGGAGTCGGCGGCGAGGACGACGGGCTCAAGGGCGGGCTCAACGGCATCGACAACGGCCGGCTGCACTTTACCGACGTGCGCATCCCCCGCACCAACCTGCTCAACCGCTACGGCGACGTCACCGCGGACGGCACCTATTCCTCGCCGATCCACTCCCCCGGCCGCCGCTTCTTCACCATGCTCGGCACCCTGGTCCAGGGCCGCGTTTCCCTGGACGGGGCCGCCACCGCGGCCTCGAAGATCGCCCTGCAGATCGCGGTGACCTACGCCAACCAGCGCCGCCAGTTCAACGCCTCCTCGGATACCCGGGAGGAAACGATCATGGACTACCAGCGCCACCAACGCCGGCTGATCCCCCGACTGGCCCGCACCTACGCCGCTTCCTTCGCCCACGAGGACCTGCTGGAAAAATTCGACGGGGTGTTCTCCGGGATTACCGACACCGATGAAGACCGCCAGGACCTGGAAACCCTTGCCGCGGCATTGAAGCCGCTGAGCACCTGGGACGCCCTGGACACTCTGCAGGAGGCCCGCGAGGCCTGCGGTGGCGCCGGGTTCATTGGCGAAAACCGATTCACCTCCCTGCGCGCGGACCTGGACATCTACGTCACCTTCGAGGGCGACAACAACGTACTGCTGCAGCTGGTCGGCAAGCGACTGCTCACCGACTACGGGCAGGAATTCCGTAAGCTCGACGCCGGGGTCCTGGCCCGCTACGTCGTCAAGCAGGCCGAGAACGTGGCACTGCACCGCACCGGGCTGCGCTCGGTTGGCCAGGCCTTCGCCGACACCGGGGATGAGCGCAAGAGCGCGAACTTCTTCAAGGACGAGGCCAACCAGCGGGCGCTGCTCACCGACCGGATCAACACCATGGTCGCGGAGATCGCCGACGCGTTGCGCGGGGTCTCCACCAAGGACCGCGCTACCGCGGCTGCCGCCTTCAACGAGAAGCAGGACGCGCTCATCGCCGCTGCCCGCGCGCACGGCGAACTGCTGCGCTGGGAAGCCTTCACCCGGGCGCTGGCCCAGACCACGGATGCAGGCACCCGCACGGTGCTGACCTGGCTGCGAGATGTTTACGCGCTGTCCCTGATCGAGGGGAACCTCGGCTGGTACCTGATGAACGGACGCCTGTCGATGCAGCGTGCCCGCACCCTTTCCGGATACATCAACATCCTGCTGGACCGATTGCGCCCACATGCCCAGGGTTTGGTCGATGCCTTCGGCTATGGCCCAGAGCACCTTCGGGCGAAGATCGCCGACGGGTCCGAGCAGGAGCGCCAGGACGAGGCGGCCGAATATTATCGTCGGCTGCGCGCCAGCGCGGATGCCCCCGTGGATGAGAAGGTGCTGATCGCCAGGGAAAAGGCAGCCAAAAAGGCAGCACACGAGGCGGCCAAGAAGTAGTCGCCGGCACGCGCTCCCGACGGGAGGGCGGCGCGGACCAACGGGCAAGCAACTGCCCCGGCCCGCGCCGCCCTTTCGGGTTTGTTGCAGGTTGCGTCTAGCCGCGCGTTCTTTCCACGAACGCTCCGGCTCCCGGACCGGTGAGTTCGTCGGGGGCAACGGGCCTCCCCGAAACCGCCAGGAGCAGGGCGATCGCCTTCCCGTGAACTTCCTGGCCGGCACCGTGCCCGAAGGTCGTGTCGGTGGCAACCAAGGTGTATCCCGCGGCACGTTCCTTCCCGCCGCCCATCTTGACGCTCGTCCGCAGTTGGTAGGCCAGGGCCTTGGCGACAGGGGAAGCCGGATAGTCGCCGCGCATGCCCAGCGGACGACGAATGTCCTCCCCATGCACGAACGCCTCGACCAGTCGCGTGGCCGGTGCCGCAGGCGGGGTGCTCGTGCGCCCGAGCACATCGCGGAACCCGGCCAGGGTTTGGGCAGGGTCTACGCACCGCTGCGTGGCGATGCCGACGGCGTTGTCCTTGTCAAAATCGAAGCCCGCAAGGACCATGCGCCGGATAAATCCCCACCTCGTGGCCTTGGCGGAGTCAGTCAAATGGGCCAGTACGTCGTGAACATCCCAACCTGGGCACAATGACTGTGTCTCCCACTGTTTTGCCGACAGGTTCTCCAGATCGCGGAGCAACGCCAGCCTCTCGTCGTGCACCACGGGCCAGACTTCGGGGTTGTGTCGCGGGGTCATGGAACCACCAAAGCAGCAGTGCGCCGGATTGGCAAGAAAGCGGAGCGCAGGTCGGCACCGTGCACCAGCGGCGACGTGCGGAACTCCCTTGCCGGGAGGCCGCACGATACCGTCAAGCCATGGTTTTCGGAACGCCCAACAGGTAGCCCACACGGTAAACCAACGTTCCATTTCACGCCGCCTCACCCGACAGGGGATGCGCGGCTGTCGACCTTCCCGTGATTCTCAATTGGGCATCGTGTCATGGGTGAATCGACTCCGCATGGCCCAAACTAGAGAGCATCTAGTGGAGACGGAAAGCTACCCGCTGATTATCGAAATTCCTGGGGCGGGATCCACTCGGGATTTCCTCGCTCGTGACTCGATCTGAACGGTGAGGAACCCCCGGGCTGGTCGAGATGATTCCGTGGGGAACCACACCCGCTCCCGGTGCACAACGATCAGGAGACCATCATGGCCACCCATGGATGCGAAGGTGCTGGAGCAATCGTAAAAGTTGGGGATGGCCAACTCCTCGGACAGCGTTGCCACGGCGTCCAGCACGTCTTCAACGCCGAGGCCGACTTCACTGATCGACAAGATTCTCGGGTTGTCACCCTTGCTGGAATCAGTGCACGTGTCCGCGGCGCGGGCAATGAATTCCAGGATGATGCCTTCGGGACCGAGAAAATACAAGGAGCGGGAATTCCAATCATCCGGGCCAGGGATGATCTCGGAGCCGTCCGCCTGGAATAACGACACGCGACGGGCTAGCCATTCGTGCGCCCGTTCAAACTCTGAGGGCAGGATTCCGAATGCGAGGTGATGGACGCCGTCAAAACCATCCCCCGCGGCCATCGATAGTCGGGACGAGCCAATGACGACATCTGCGCCGGCGGGCGTCCATTCGACCGGCAGCAGCAGGGTGTCGCGGTAGAACTGCACTGCCATCGCGAGGTCACTGACCGTGATGGATACGTTTCGGATTTTCATTTGTGAAATGCCTTTCGTTGGGAATCGGTACTGCGGCATGCCGTTGAAGTCAGATGATTCTTGGGCCGTAACTTCCAGCCAAAAGAATCCGGTTTGATTCGTGCGGCAGAAGGTTGCGTTGATCGGCTGGCGACACTTCCCCCGCCGAGCTGTTTCCTGGGCAGCCTCAATCTCAGTGGTTGTTTGCGGGCGGCGCGTACGCACCATGGAACTAGCTAAAGCTAACTTGAGGTCAAGCTGGGGGCCTGACAACATGAGCACATGAGCACCGCCAAACCCAAGAGCATGCTGCCTATCGGTGAAGTTGCGAGCAGGGCAGGAGTCTCGGTGCCTACCGTGAGGTACTACGAATCTCGAAACCTCATCACCTCTGAACGAACGGCCGGCAACAAGCGCGTCTTTCGCCGCTACACCCTGCGGCGATTGGCCATCATTGCCGCAGG contains:
- a CDS encoding acyl-CoA dehydrogenase, coding for MTLDTADATVDVAALGEQLLGRWAAIRKEARALAGTEAVRGIPGLGMDEHRERVFSQLHELVNAKAVHRAFPKRLGGEDNHGGSVASFEELVTADPSLQIKAGVQWGLFGCAVLHLGTKEHHDKWLPGIMSLEIPGAFAMTEIGHGSDVASIGTTATYDPDTQEFVINTPFKAAWKEYLGNAGVHGKAATVFAQLITGGVNHGVHAFYVDIRDENGFLPGVGGEDDGLKGGLNGIDNGRLHFTDVRIPRTNLLNRYGDVTADGTYSSPIHSPGRRFFTMLGTLVQGRVSLDGAATAASKIALQIAVTYANQRRQFNASSDTREETIMDYQRHQRRLIPRLARTYAASFAHEDLLEKFDGVFSGITDTDEDRQDLETLAAALKPLSTWDALDTLQEAREACGGAGFIGENRFTSLRADLDIYVTFEGDNNVLLQLVGKRLLTDYGQEFRKLDAGVLARYVVKQAENVALHRTGLRSVGQAFADTGDERKSANFFKDEANQRALLTDRINTMVAEIADALRGVSTKDRATAAAAFNEKQDALIAAARAHGELLRWEAFTRALAQTTDAGTRTVLTWLRDVYALSLIEGNLGWYLMNGRLSMQRARTLSGYINILLDRLRPHAQGLVDAFGYGPEHLRAKIADGSEQERQDEAAEYYRRLRASADAPVDEKVLIAREKAAKKAAHEAAKK
- a CDS encoding maleylpyruvate isomerase family mycothiol-dependent enzyme, translating into MTPRHNPEVWPVVHDERLALLRDLENLSAKQWETQSLCPGWDVHDVLAHLTDSAKATRWGFIRRMVLAGFDFDKDNAVGIATQRCVDPAQTLAGFRDVLGRTSTPPAAPATRLVEAFVHGEDIRRPLGMRGDYPASPVAKALAYQLRTSVKMGGGKERAAGYTLVATDTTFGHGAGQEVHGKAIALLLAVSGRPVAPDELTGPGAGAFVERTRG
- a CDS encoding VOC family protein; the protein is MVRTRRPQTTTEIEAAQETARRGKCRQPINATFCRTNQTGFFWLEVTAQESSDFNGMPQYRFPTKGISQMKIRNVSITVSDLAMAVQFYRDTLLLPVEWTPAGADVVIGSSRLSMAAGDGFDGVHHLAFGILPSEFERAHEWLARRVSLFQADGSEIIPGPDDWNSRSLYFLGPEGIILEFIARAADTCTDSSKGDNPRILSISEVGLGVEDVLDAVATLSEELAIPNFYDCSSTFASMGGHDGLLIVVHRERVWFPTESSRPARGFLTVQIESRARKSRVDPAPGISIISG